A stretch of the Corylus avellana chromosome ca6, CavTom2PMs-1.0 genome encodes the following:
- the LOC132184840 gene encoding mitochondrial import inner membrane translocase subunit TIM14-3-like translates to MTTPLVVGASVASVALGARYLIAAWQAFKARPPIPRVRRFYYGGFDKVMTRREAALILGVRESTVIEKIKEAHRRVMMANHPDAGGSHYLASKINEAKDVLTGKSKGGSSAF, encoded by the exons ATG ACAACTCCTCTAGTAGTAGGTGCTTCCGTGGCAAGTGTTGCCTTAGGGGCAAGATACTTGATTGCAGCATGGCAAGCATTCAAAGCTCGCCCTCCAATTCCCCGTGTTCGAAGGTTTTATTATGGTGGGTTTGACAAGGTCATGACTCGGCGAGAAGCGGCATTAATTCTCGGAGTCAG aGAGAGCACTGTGATTGAGAAGATTAAGGAGGCTCATAGGAGAGTGATGATGGCAAATCACCCTGATGCCGGTGGGAGCCACTATCTGGCTTCCAAGATAAACGAAGCCAAGGATGTCTTGACAGGTAAGAGTAAGGGAGGAAGCTCAGCATTTTAG